The following are from one region of the Streptomyces rubrogriseus genome:
- a CDS encoding 3' terminal RNA ribose 2'-O-methyltransferase Hen1 has translation MFLTLTTTGTPEHPATDLGFLLHKHPEKAQAFSTSFGTAHVLYPEAEDQRCTAALLLEVDAVALVRRGKGKGRGGAPDAALAQYVNDRPYAASSLLAVALSNVFSSAMRGVCKARPERAAEPLPLRVEIPALPARGGPDLVRRLFEPLGWAVAVEAVPLDTEFPEWGDSRYVRLVLESEALTLSNALRHLYVLLPVLDDAKHYWVSPDEVDKLMRAGAGWLPGHPEHKLITSRYLSRRWSLTREAMDRLELIRLAETDDSEVEEIDNAVEAEAEQEPKPTPLAVHRREAILTALRDHAAARVLDLGCGEGHLVRELLSEPRFTEIVGVDVSVRALTIASRRLKLDRMGERQAARVRLFQGSLAYTDKRLKGYDAAVLSEVIEHLDLPRLPALEYAVFGSARPRTVVVTTPNVEYNVRWETLPAGHARHRDHRFEWTRGEFRAWARAVAERHGYDVEFRPVGPDDPEVGPPTQLALFTLTATATATATEKEAKAA, from the coding sequence ATGTTCCTGACCCTCACCACCACAGGCACCCCCGAGCACCCCGCGACCGACCTCGGTTTCCTGCTGCACAAGCATCCCGAGAAGGCGCAGGCGTTCTCCACCTCCTTCGGCACGGCCCACGTGCTCTACCCCGAGGCGGAGGACCAGCGCTGCACGGCCGCGCTGCTGCTGGAGGTCGATGCGGTGGCGCTGGTCAGGCGCGGCAAGGGCAAGGGCCGCGGCGGCGCCCCCGACGCGGCCCTCGCCCAGTACGTCAACGACCGCCCGTACGCGGCCTCGTCCCTCCTCGCTGTCGCGCTGAGCAACGTCTTCTCCAGCGCGATGCGCGGCGTGTGCAAGGCCCGCCCGGAGCGTGCCGCCGAACCGCTGCCGCTGCGCGTCGAGATCCCGGCGCTGCCCGCCCGCGGTGGCCCCGACCTGGTGCGGCGCCTGTTCGAGCCGCTGGGCTGGGCGGTCGCCGTCGAGGCGGTGCCGCTGGACACCGAGTTCCCCGAGTGGGGCGACTCGCGCTACGTCCGGCTCGTGCTGGAGTCCGAGGCCCTCACCCTCTCGAACGCCCTGCGCCACCTGTACGTCCTCCTCCCGGTGCTCGACGACGCCAAGCACTACTGGGTCTCCCCGGACGAGGTCGACAAGCTGATGCGGGCCGGTGCGGGCTGGCTGCCCGGCCACCCCGAGCACAAGCTCATCACCAGCCGCTACCTGTCCCGCCGCTGGTCCCTGACCCGCGAGGCGATGGACCGGCTGGAGCTGATCCGGCTGGCCGAGACCGACGACAGCGAGGTCGAGGAGATCGACAACGCGGTCGAGGCGGAGGCCGAGCAGGAGCCGAAGCCGACCCCGCTCGCCGTGCACCGCCGCGAGGCGATCCTCACCGCGCTGCGCGACCACGCCGCCGCCCGCGTCCTCGACCTGGGCTGCGGCGAGGGGCACCTGGTGCGCGAGCTGCTCAGCGAGCCGCGGTTCACCGAGATCGTCGGCGTGGACGTGTCGGTGCGCGCCCTCACCATCGCCTCCCGGCGGCTCAAGCTGGACCGCATGGGCGAACGGCAGGCCGCCCGCGTCCGGCTCTTCCAGGGTTCCCTCGCCTACACCGACAAGCGCCTCAAGGGGTACGACGCCGCCGTGCTCAGCGAGGTGATCGAGCACCTCGACCTGCCGAGGCTGCCCGCCCTGGAGTACGCCGTCTTCGGCTCGGCCCGTCCGCGTACCGTCGTCGTCACCACCCCCAACGTCGAGTACAACGTGCGCTGGGAGACCCTGCCCGCCGGTCACGCCCGCCACCGCGACCACCGCTTCGAGTGGACCCGCGGGGAGTTCCGCGCCTGGGCCCGAGCGGTCGCCGAACGCCACGGCTACGACGTCGAGTTCCGCCCCGTGGGACCCGACGACCCGGAGGTGGGCCCGCCCACCCAGCTGGCCCTGTTC
- a CDS encoding LLM class F420-dependent oxidoreductase translates to MDLRIFTEPQQGATYDTLLTVAKATEDLGFDAFFRSDHYLRMGAVDGLPGPTDAWITLAGLARETKRIRLGTLMTAGTFRLPGVLAIQVAQVDQMSGGRVELGLGAGWFEEEHKAYGIPFPKEKIGRLEEQLAIVTGLWATETGKTFDFHGKFYDLTDSPALPKPAQAKVPVLIGGHGATRTPRLAGQYADEFNMPFASIEDTGRQFGRVRAAAEAAGRGADALTYSNALVACVGKDDAEVARRAAVIGREVEELKANGLAGSPAEVVEKIGRYAEAGAQRIYLQILDLDDLDHLELISSQVQSQLT, encoded by the coding sequence ATGGATCTCCGTATCTTCACCGAGCCCCAGCAGGGGGCCACCTACGACACCTTGCTCACCGTGGCCAAGGCCACCGAGGACCTCGGCTTCGACGCCTTCTTCCGCAGCGACCACTACCTCCGCATGGGCGCCGTGGACGGACTCCCCGGCCCCACCGACGCCTGGATCACCCTCGCCGGACTCGCCCGGGAGACGAAGCGCATCCGCCTCGGCACCCTCATGACCGCCGGCACCTTCCGCCTGCCCGGCGTCCTCGCCATCCAGGTCGCGCAGGTCGACCAGATGTCGGGCGGCCGCGTCGAGCTGGGCCTGGGCGCCGGCTGGTTCGAGGAGGAGCACAAGGCCTACGGCATCCCGTTCCCGAAGGAGAAGATCGGCCGCCTGGAGGAGCAGCTGGCCATCGTCACCGGTCTGTGGGCCACCGAGACCGGCAAGACCTTCGACTTCCACGGGAAGTTCTACGACCTCACCGACTCGCCCGCGCTGCCCAAGCCCGCGCAGGCCAAGGTGCCCGTGCTCATCGGCGGGCACGGCGCCACCCGCACCCCGCGGCTGGCCGGTCAGTACGCCGACGAGTTCAACATGCCGTTCGCCTCGATCGAGGACACCGGGCGCCAGTTCGGCCGGGTGCGGGCCGCCGCCGAGGCGGCCGGCCGCGGCGCGGACGCGCTCACCTACTCCAACGCCCTCGTCGCCTGCGTCGGCAAGGACGACGCCGAGGTCGCCCGGCGCGCCGCCGTCATCGGCCGCGAGGTGGAGGAGCTGAAGGCCAACGGCCTCGCGGGCTCCCCGGCCGAGGTCGTCGAGAAGATCGGCCGCTACGCCGAGGCCGGCGCCCAGCGGATCTACCTCCAGATCCTCGACCTCGACGACCTGGACCACCTGGAGCTGATCTCCTCCCAGGTCCAGTCGCAACTGACCTGA
- a CDS encoding DUF6099 family protein has translation MDAVRLIVTSGRALAAGGEVPEVLTEVWQVQALAQAIGSRLAVHGPPELRGEAIGLTELAGRGCGVLHTPELAPGELRAAQLTELGDARQALMRLGTLLGETGIALVGVACAADDEATYWQCMEAIDAADESRDRVLEMLRKLADRDAHLPEREAG, from the coding sequence ATGGACGCTGTGCGGCTCATCGTGACGAGTGGGCGTGCCCTGGCCGCCGGCGGCGAGGTGCCGGAGGTTTTGACGGAGGTGTGGCAGGTGCAGGCACTGGCCCAGGCGATCGGCAGCCGGCTGGCGGTCCACGGACCGCCCGAACTGCGCGGCGAGGCCATCGGGTTGACCGAGCTGGCGGGCCGCGGCTGCGGAGTGCTGCACACCCCGGAGCTGGCCCCGGGCGAGCTGCGCGCCGCCCAGCTCACCGAACTGGGCGACGCCCGGCAGGCCCTGATGCGCCTGGGCACCCTGCTCGGCGAGACCGGCATCGCCCTCGTGGGCGTCGCCTGCGCCGCCGACGACGAGGCGACGTACTGGCAGTGCATGGAGGCCATCGACGCGGCGGACGAGTCGCGCGACCGGGTCCTCGAGATGCTGCGCAAACTGGCGGACCGCGACGCGCACTTACCCGAGCGGGAGGCCGGGTGA
- a CDS encoding nucleotide pyrophosphohydrolase produces the protein MTDHPRDLAALRRRLAEFAAARDWQPYHTPKNLAAALSVEASELLEIFQWLTPEQSARVMTDPDTAHRVRDEVADVLAYLLQFCEVLGVDPLAALEAKIERNESRFPVAGAPED, from the coding sequence GTGACCGATCACCCCCGTGACCTCGCCGCACTGCGGCGCAGGCTGGCCGAGTTCGCCGCCGCGCGCGACTGGCAGCCCTACCACACCCCCAAGAACCTGGCCGCCGCGCTGAGCGTGGAGGCCTCCGAACTCCTGGAGATCTTCCAGTGGCTGACGCCCGAGCAGTCGGCCCGCGTCATGACCGACCCGGACACCGCCCACCGGGTCCGGGACGAGGTCGCCGACGTCCTGGCGTACCTCCTCCAGTTCTGCGAGGTACTCGGAGTCGACCCGCTGGCCGCGCTGGAGGCGAAGATCGAGCGCAACGAGTCCCGGTTCCCGGTGGCGGGCGCACCGGAAGACTGA
- a CDS encoding AAA family ATPase, producing MAASPASSALPASVAPVPDRPRVTQLRLSAFAGHRRAVLRLGPLTVLAGPSGSGKTSALRAYDALARLGGGAELGAVFPDPGACVPERARPDAQHRRGFRIGCTADGAEGPVHLDVAVQAEPELRIVGERLTADGVVLLETALRDPGRRAVQAAWHTAGSAPVTRAPLPDDRLGTPLLPLRVAGKTDGQRRVLAAAEQMVVALRSVFACDPRPGWMREPVPTGSGRLLGSCDNLADVLWRTRAECGRRHAQFVAAVRAGCAGPVEDVLAEPALGGVVRALLDRGDGVRTGLGRLGYGELRYVALALVLFTGPGVLEVDPAGEVPAALQTLTVLADGFDRGLDVRQRAELLRLAARMCDRGHIRLVGAVADASWAVEAVGETGQAGAAGAGGVTVVHLNP from the coding sequence ATGGCAGCGTCACCTGCGTCCTCCGCGTTACCGGCGTCCGTCGCGCCGGTCCCCGACCGCCCCCGCGTCACCCAGCTGCGGCTGTCCGCCTTCGCCGGGCACCGGCGCGCAGTGCTGCGGCTCGGGCCGCTCACCGTGCTCGCCGGGCCCAGCGGCAGCGGCAAGACCAGCGCCCTCAGGGCGTACGACGCGCTGGCCCGGCTCGGCGGCGGCGCGGAACTCGGCGCCGTGTTCCCGGACCCGGGCGCCTGCGTGCCCGAGCGGGCCCGGCCCGACGCGCAGCACCGCCGGGGCTTCCGCATCGGCTGCACGGCCGACGGCGCGGAGGGGCCGGTGCACCTGGACGTCGCCGTGCAGGCCGAGCCCGAACTGCGCATCGTGGGGGAGCGGCTGACCGCGGACGGCGTCGTGCTGCTGGAGACGGCCCTGCGCGACCCCGGCCGCCGTGCCGTGCAGGCGGCCTGGCACACGGCCGGGTCGGCGCCCGTGACCCGTGCCCCGCTGCCCGACGACCGGCTCGGCACCCCGCTGCTGCCGCTGCGGGTGGCCGGCAAGACGGACGGGCAGCGCAGGGTGCTCGCGGCGGCCGAGCAGATGGTGGTCGCGCTGCGCTCCGTCTTCGCCTGCGATCCGCGGCCGGGCTGGATGCGGGAGCCGGTACCCACCGGCTCGGGGCGTCTGCTCGGCAGCTGCGACAACCTCGCCGACGTGCTGTGGCGCACCCGCGCCGAGTGCGGCCGGCGGCACGCGCAGTTCGTCGCGGCGGTACGTGCCGGATGCGCGGGCCCCGTCGAGGACGTCCTGGCCGAACCGGCCCTCGGCGGTGTGGTCCGCGCGCTCCTCGACCGGGGCGACGGCGTCCGCACCGGCCTCGGCCGCCTCGGCTACGGCGAGCTGCGCTACGTCGCTCTCGCCCTGGTGCTGTTCACCGGACCCGGCGTACTGGAGGTCGACCCGGCCGGCGAGGTGCCCGCCGCGCTGCAGACGCTCACCGTCCTCGCCGACGGCTTCGACCGCGGCCTCGACGTGCGCCAGCGCGCCGAACTGCTCCGGCTGGCCGCGCGGATGTGCGACCGTGGACACATCCGCCTCGTCGGAGCGGTCGCCGACGCGTCGTGGGCGGTCGAAGCGGTGGGGGAGACGGGGCAGGCGGGGGCGGCCGGGGCGGGCGGCGTCACGGTGGTACACCTGAATCCGTGA
- a CDS encoding cell division protein SepF, with translation MNSHDVTDEQWEGLAQVVPLRGRDAWPSAVGHRAMPEAETERRRRFVVLRINVFADAREVAETLMAGIPVLLDLTSAEGEVAKRVLDFSTGVVFGLASGMHRVDRNVFLLTPAGTEVNGLMESAAGVPGV, from the coding sequence GTGAACAGCCACGACGTCACCGATGAACAGTGGGAAGGGCTCGCCCAGGTAGTTCCGCTGCGTGGGCGCGACGCCTGGCCGTCCGCGGTCGGTCACCGGGCGATGCCCGAGGCGGAGACGGAGCGGCGCCGCCGTTTCGTCGTCCTGAGGATCAACGTGTTCGCGGACGCCCGCGAGGTCGCCGAGACCCTGATGGCGGGGATCCCGGTGCTCCTGGACCTGACCAGCGCCGAGGGCGAGGTGGCCAAGCGGGTCCTGGACTTCAGTACGGGCGTCGTCTTCGGCCTGGCCAGCGGGATGCACCGGGTGGACCGCAACGTCTTCCTGCTGACCCCGGCGGGCACCGAGGTGAACGGGCTGATGGAGAGTGCGGCGGGGGTGCCGGGAGTGTGA
- a CDS encoding FAD-binding and (Fe-S)-binding domain-containing protein produces MGALDLPGPVTREGAPPKVDTAALRDALRERVDGEVRFDAGSRAAYSTDASNFRQTPLGVVVPRTPEAGVEAVTVAREFGAPVLSRGGGTSLAGQCTNAGVVLDWSKYCTRVESVDPGARTCVVQPGIVLDDLNRQLAPHGLRYGPEPATHANCTIGGMIGNNSCGATAQAHGKVVDNIARLEVLLYDGTRFWCGRTDDEEYAEIERQGDLRATVYRRLRALRDTYGDEVRRRFPDVPRRVSGYNLDSLLPEFGFDVAGLLVGSESTLVTVVRAELKLVPVVKERSLLVLGFDSIDKAADAVPDILPHEPIALEGVDARLVRDERIKHLNPEALAEMPEGNAYLMVQFGGDTVEEADARAHRMLQAVHRSEHDADCAFLDDPSHEEDLWQVREAGLGATAHIPGKPDTFEGWEDSAVSPEKLGDYLRRLRGLFEEFGYLSDTGPSLYGHFGQGCVHTRIPFDLYTADGVATYRRFMERAADLVVEFGGSLSGEHGDGQSRGELLGRMFGDRLVEAFGRLKAVFDPLDRMNPGKVVAPYRLDDNLRLGGDWAPFEPRDLRFRFPHDGGSFSQAANRCVGVGKCRQHTSDGTVMCPSYQVTREEEHSTRGRARLLFEMLDGHGDGAIRDGWRSEEVKDALDLCLACKGCKKDCPADVDMATYKAEFLSHHYEGRPWRRPRSDWSMGWLPALAQVVGRTRLAPVVNALTHAPLLSKAAVLVAGVADREVPLFADETFERWFAEHEPEGDGHRGSVLLWPDTFTNHFHPHIGRAAVRVLEQAGWRVELPHEPLCCGLTWVSTGQLGTAERVLARTVRALAEHVRSGGLVVALEPSCTAVFRADATELFPGDQDVLRLAGQTVTLSELLTEHSPGYEPPRVPDRSARAVAQVHCHQHAVLGWEADRELLRRAGVDAERLDSGCCGLAGNFGFERGHLDVSEACAERVLLPRLREEDESTVVLADGFSCRTQIHEFDSGGHEGVHLAELLASALPSGPGAPGSAYGTAPGARPSAPGPRARALALAATAAAAVGTAAAATALARSLRRH; encoded by the coding sequence ATGGGTGCGCTGGACCTGCCCGGACCCGTCACACGCGAGGGGGCACCGCCGAAGGTCGACACCGCCGCCCTCCGGGACGCCCTGCGCGAGCGGGTGGACGGTGAGGTCCGCTTCGACGCCGGGAGCCGGGCCGCCTACTCCACCGACGCGTCGAACTTCCGGCAGACCCCGCTCGGCGTGGTCGTCCCGCGTACCCCGGAGGCCGGCGTGGAGGCGGTGACCGTGGCCCGGGAGTTCGGCGCGCCGGTGCTCTCGCGCGGTGGCGGGACCAGCCTGGCCGGGCAATGCACCAACGCGGGCGTGGTCCTCGACTGGTCGAAGTACTGCACCCGGGTGGAGTCGGTGGACCCCGGCGCCCGCACCTGCGTCGTCCAGCCCGGGATCGTGCTCGACGACCTCAACCGGCAGCTCGCGCCGCACGGCCTGCGCTACGGACCCGAGCCCGCCACCCACGCCAACTGCACCATCGGCGGCATGATCGGCAACAACTCCTGCGGCGCCACCGCGCAGGCGCACGGCAAGGTCGTGGACAACATCGCCCGCCTGGAGGTGCTGCTGTACGACGGCACCCGGTTCTGGTGCGGCCGGACGGACGACGAGGAGTACGCCGAGATCGAGCGGCAGGGCGACCTGCGGGCGACCGTCTACCGGCGGCTGCGGGCGCTGCGCGACACCTACGGGGACGAGGTCCGCCGCCGGTTCCCGGACGTCCCGCGCCGGGTCTCCGGCTACAACCTGGACTCCCTGCTGCCGGAGTTCGGCTTCGACGTGGCAGGGCTGCTGGTGGGCAGCGAGTCGACGCTGGTCACGGTGGTGCGGGCGGAACTGAAGCTGGTTCCGGTGGTGAAGGAACGCTCCCTGCTCGTGCTCGGGTTCGACAGCATCGACAAGGCCGCCGACGCGGTGCCCGACATCCTGCCGCACGAGCCGATCGCCCTGGAGGGCGTCGACGCCCGGCTGGTGCGCGACGAGCGGATCAAGCACCTGAACCCCGAGGCGCTGGCCGAGATGCCCGAGGGCAACGCCTACCTGATGGTGCAGTTCGGCGGGGACACCGTCGAGGAGGCCGACGCGCGGGCGCACCGGATGCTTCAGGCCGTGCACCGCTCCGAACACGACGCCGACTGCGCGTTCCTGGACGACCCGTCGCACGAGGAGGACCTGTGGCAGGTCCGCGAGGCCGGGCTCGGCGCCACCGCGCACATCCCGGGCAAGCCCGACACCTTCGAGGGCTGGGAGGACTCGGCGGTCTCCCCCGAGAAGCTGGGCGACTACCTGCGACGCCTGCGCGGCCTGTTCGAGGAGTTCGGGTACCTGAGCGACACGGGTCCGAGCCTGTACGGCCACTTCGGGCAGGGCTGCGTGCACACCCGGATCCCGTTCGACCTGTACACCGCGGACGGGGTGGCGACGTACCGGAGGTTCATGGAGCGGGCCGCCGATCTCGTCGTCGAGTTCGGCGGCTCGCTGTCCGGCGAGCACGGGGACGGGCAGAGCCGGGGCGAGCTGCTGGGGCGGATGTTCGGGGATCGGCTCGTGGAGGCGTTCGGGCGGCTGAAGGCCGTGTTCGACCCGCTGGACCGGATGAACCCGGGGAAGGTCGTCGCGCCGTACCGGCTGGACGACAATCTGCGGCTCGGCGGTGACTGGGCCCCGTTCGAGCCCCGCGACCTGCGCTTCCGCTTCCCGCACGACGGGGGTTCGTTCTCCCAGGCGGCCAACCGCTGCGTAGGCGTCGGCAAGTGCCGGCAGCACACCAGCGACGGCACGGTGATGTGCCCGTCGTACCAGGTGACCCGGGAGGAGGAGCACTCGACGCGGGGCCGGGCCCGGCTGCTGTTCGAGATGCTCGACGGGCACGGGGACGGCGCGATCCGGGACGGCTGGCGTTCGGAGGAGGTCAAGGACGCCCTCGATCTCTGCCTGGCCTGCAAGGGCTGCAAGAAGGACTGTCCTGCGGACGTGGACATGGCCACGTACAAGGCGGAGTTCCTGTCCCACCACTACGAGGGCCGGCCGTGGCGCCGGCCGCGCTCGGACTGGTCGATGGGCTGGCTGCCGGCGCTCGCGCAGGTGGTGGGCCGCACCCGGCTCGCACCGGTCGTCAACGCGCTCACCCACGCGCCGCTGCTGTCGAAGGCGGCGGTGCTGGTGGCGGGGGTGGCGGACCGGGAGGTGCCGCTGTTCGCCGACGAGACCTTCGAGCGGTGGTTCGCGGAGCACGAGCCGGAGGGCGACGGGCACCGCGGGTCCGTACTGCTGTGGCCGGACACCTTCACCAACCACTTCCACCCGCACATCGGCCGGGCGGCGGTACGGGTCCTCGAACAGGCGGGCTGGCGGGTGGAGCTGCCGCACGAGCCGCTGTGCTGCGGGCTGACCTGGGTCTCCACCGGGCAGCTCGGCACGGCGGAGCGGGTCCTCGCCCGTACCGTGCGCGCCCTGGCCGAGCATGTCCGGTCGGGCGGCCTGGTGGTGGCGCTGGAGCCGAGCTGCACGGCCGTGTTCCGGGCGGACGCGACGGAGCTGTTCCCCGGCGACCAGGACGTGCTGCGGCTGGCCGGGCAGACGGTGACCCTGTCGGAGCTGCTCACCGAGCACTCCCCCGGCTACGAGCCGCCGCGGGTCCCGGACCGGTCCGCGCGCGCGGTCGCCCAGGTGCACTGCCACCAGCACGCGGTACTGGGCTGGGAGGCCGACCGGGAGCTGCTGCGCCGGGCCGGGGTGGACGCGGAACGACTGGACTCCGGCTGCTGCGGGCTGGCCGGCAACTTCGGCTTCGAGCGCGGTCACCTGGACGTCAGCGAGGCGTGCGCGGAGCGGGTGCTGCTGCCGCGGCTGCGGGAGGAGGACGAGTCGACCGTCGTCCTCGCCGACGGGTTCAGCTGCCGCACCCAGATCCACGAGTTCGACAGCGGCGGCCACGAGGGCGTGCACCTGGCGGAGCTGCTGGCCTCGGCCCTGCCGTCCGGCCCGGGGGCCCCGGGCAGCGCGTACGGCACCGCCCCGGGCGCCCGTCCGTCCGCTCCCGGTCCGCGGGCCCGGGCCCTGGCCCTCGCGGCCACGGCGGCGGCCGCCGTGGGCACCGCGGCGGCGGCGACGGCGCTGGCCCGGAGCCTGCGCCGCCACTGA
- a CDS encoding DUF7144 family membrane protein — translation MSQHAEPSPGRPSHGGDASWAQRSGDRTSGWVTGGVVFAGVLLLLNGALAVLQGIAAIAEDDVYARIGTYVYEMSLTGWGIVHVILGALVFVTGFGVLKNMAWARVAGIVLASLSLIAQFLFLPYAPVWSVIMMAIDVFVIWALASRQDAASSRA, via the coding sequence ATGAGCCAGCACGCCGAACCCTCTCCCGGCCGGCCGTCCCACGGCGGCGACGCCTCCTGGGCCCAGCGCTCGGGCGACCGCACCAGCGGCTGGGTGACCGGCGGTGTCGTCTTCGCGGGCGTACTGCTGTTGCTGAACGGCGCGCTCGCCGTCCTCCAGGGCATCGCGGCCATCGCCGAGGACGACGTGTACGCCCGTATCGGCACCTACGTCTACGAGATGAGCCTGACCGGCTGGGGGATCGTCCACGTCATCCTGGGCGCCCTCGTGTTCGTCACCGGGTTCGGCGTGCTCAAGAACATGGCGTGGGCGCGGGTGGCGGGTATCGTCCTCGCCTCGCTGAGCCTGATCGCCCAGTTCCTGTTCCTGCCGTACGCGCCCGTCTGGTCCGTGATCATGATGGCGATCGACGTGTTCGTGATCTGGGCCCTGGCGAGCCGTCAGGACGCGGCCTCGTCCCGGGCCTGA
- a CDS encoding chloride channel protein → MTAPANAVPDRAERSLRQTLLSPGYRRLLLLCVLLGVPIALACFFFVGLQHELQHWVWTSLPEAAGYDTPPWWWPLPALVLAGLILAPIVTRMPGGGGHLPVNGLGGAPVGPRALPGAVLAALATLPLGVVLGPEAPLMAVGSGLALLAVRRAGAGGDQRASAILATAGSTAAISTILGGPIAAAVLLIEGAGLAGTQLVALLLPCLLASAAGALVFTGFGQWTGLEIGALSLPDLPPQANPDAGDFLWGLPTAALIAVLVTLARALGRRTVSWTRRQTAARTVACATAVGVCVAAYALITGRSPAEAALSGQATLAQLAAHPHAWSVGALVALVACKGLAWGIALGALRGGPIFPAVLLGAATALACSGLPGFGATPALALGIAAAAAAVTGLPLASSVLAVLLMGRDSHDQMPLIVMASVVAFVVAQLVRRTDREAAGAPATGGGR, encoded by the coding sequence GTGACCGCGCCGGCGAACGCCGTCCCGGACCGGGCGGAGCGGTCGCTGCGGCAGACCCTGCTCAGCCCCGGCTACCGGCGGCTGTTGCTGCTGTGTGTGCTGCTGGGCGTGCCCATCGCGCTGGCCTGCTTCTTCTTCGTCGGGCTCCAGCACGAGTTGCAGCACTGGGTGTGGACGTCGCTGCCCGAGGCGGCCGGATACGACACCCCGCCGTGGTGGTGGCCGCTGCCCGCGCTGGTGCTCGCCGGGCTGATCCTGGCGCCGATCGTGACCCGGATGCCGGGCGGCGGCGGACATCTGCCGGTGAACGGCCTGGGCGGCGCGCCCGTGGGCCCCCGGGCGCTGCCCGGCGCGGTGCTGGCGGCGCTGGCCACGCTGCCGCTCGGCGTGGTGCTGGGGCCCGAGGCCCCGCTCATGGCCGTCGGCAGCGGGCTCGCCCTGCTGGCGGTGCGGCGGGCGGGCGCGGGCGGCGACCAGCGGGCGAGCGCGATCCTCGCCACGGCCGGCTCCACCGCCGCGATCTCCACCATCCTCGGCGGCCCGATCGCGGCGGCGGTGCTGCTCATCGAGGGGGCGGGGCTGGCCGGCACCCAGCTGGTCGCCCTGCTGCTGCCCTGTCTGCTGGCCAGCGCGGCCGGCGCCCTGGTCTTCACCGGCTTCGGGCAGTGGACGGGGCTGGAGATCGGCGCGCTGAGTCTGCCCGACCTGCCGCCGCAGGCCAACCCGGACGCGGGTGACTTCCTGTGGGGCCTGCCCACCGCGGCCCTGATCGCCGTACTGGTGACGCTGGCCCGGGCGCTGGGCCGCCGCACCGTCTCCTGGACCCGGCGGCAAACGGCCGCCCGCACCGTCGCCTGCGCCACCGCGGTCGGCGTCTGTGTCGCGGCGTACGCGCTGATCACCGGCCGTTCCCCGGCCGAGGCGGCGCTGTCCGGCCAGGCCACCCTCGCCCAGCTCGCCGCGCACCCGCACGCCTGGTCCGTGGGGGCACTCGTGGCGCTGGTCGCCTGCAAGGGGCTGGCCTGGGGCATCGCGCTGGGCGCACTGCGCGGCGGCCCGATCTTCCCGGCCGTCCTGCTGGGCGCGGCGACGGCCCTGGCCTGCTCCGGGCTGCCGGGCTTCGGCGCCACCCCGGCCCTCGCCCTCGGCATCGCCGCCGCGGCGGCCGCGGTGACGGGGCTGCCGCTGGCCAGCTCGGTCCTGGCGGTGCTGCTGATGGGCCGGGACTCCCACGACCAGATGCCGCTGATCGTCATGGCCTCGGTCGTCGCGTTCGTCGTGGCCCAGCTGGTGCGCCGGACCGACCGGGAGGCGGCCGGGGCCCCGGCGACGGGAGGGGGGCGGTGA
- a CDS encoding potassium channel family protein, whose product MVVAYFLLPLDHLGPQRPVLSWVLFALLLTVVAVLLLRQIRHVFLDRPDSRPGVVISLLIVLSVHVFSATYYALAKEPGQFSGLHTRLDALYFTVVTLATVGYGDITPRGQAARLVTVLQITYSFVFLTAAATALTTRMRDRVVRGPQRGRSR is encoded by the coding sequence GTGGTGGTGGCGTACTTCCTGCTCCCGCTCGACCACCTGGGCCCGCAACGGCCGGTGCTGAGCTGGGTGCTGTTCGCCCTGCTGCTGACCGTGGTGGCGGTCCTGCTGCTCCGGCAGATCCGGCACGTCTTCCTCGACCGTCCGGACAGCCGGCCGGGGGTGGTCATCTCGCTGCTGATCGTGCTGTCCGTGCACGTCTTCTCGGCCACGTACTACGCCCTCGCCAAGGAGCCGGGCCAGTTCAGCGGACTGCACACCCGGCTCGACGCGCTGTACTTCACCGTGGTGACGCTCGCCACCGTCGGGTACGGGGACATCACCCCGCGGGGCCAGGCCGCGCGGCTGGTGACCGTCCTGCAGATCACCTACAGCTTCGTCTTCCTCACGGCCGCCGCCACCGCGCTCACCACCCGTATGCGGGACAGGGTGGTCCGGGGGCCACAGCGGGGCCGCTCGCGCTGA